The Canis lupus familiaris isolate Mischka breed German Shepherd chromosome X, alternate assembly UU_Cfam_GSD_1.0, whole genome shotgun sequence genome has a segment encoding these proteins:
- the PABPC5 gene encoding polyadenylate-binding protein 5, translated as MGSGEPNPAGKKKKYLKAALYVGDLDPDVTEDMLYKKFRPAGPLRFTRICRDPVTRSPLGYGYVNFRFPADAEWALNTMNFDLINGKPFRLMWSQPDDRLRKSGVGNIFIKNLDKSIDNRALFYLFSAFGNILSCKVVCDDNGSKGYAYVHFDSLAAANRAIWHMNGVRLNNRQVYVGRFKFPEERAAEVRTRDRATFTNVFVKNFGDDMDDEKLKEIFSGYGPTESVKVIRDASGKSKGFGFVRYETHEAAQKAVLDLHGKSINGKVLYVGRAQKKIERLAELRRRFERLRLKEKSRPPGVPIYIKNLDETIDDEKLKEEFSSFGSISRAKVMVEVGQGKGFGVVCFSSFEDATKAVDEMNGRTVGSKPLHVTLGQARCRW; from the coding sequence ATGGGAAGTGGAGAGCCTAACCCTgctggcaagaaaaagaagtaccTAAAGGCTGCCCTGTACGTGGGTGACTTGGACCCAGATGTCACGGAGGACATGCTATATAAAAAGTTCAGGCCTGCTGGCCCTCTGCGCTTCACCCGAATCTGCCGTGACCCAGTGACCCGCAGTCCCCTGGGCTATGGCTATGTTAACTTTCGCTTTCCTGCAGATGCTGAGTGGGCCCTGAATACCATGAATTTTGATTTGATTAATGGCAAACCTTTCCGCCTCATGTGGTCTCAGCCAGATGACCGCTTAAGAAAGTCTGGAGTtggaaatatattcattaaaaaccTGGACAAATCCATAGACAATAGggcccttttttatttattttctgcttttgggAACATTCTCTCCTGCAAAGTCGTATGCGATGACAATGGCTCTAAGGGTTATGCCTATGTGCACTTTGACAGCCTGGCTGCTGCCAATAGAGCCATCTGGCACATGAATGGAGTGCGGCTTAACAACCGCCAGGTGTATGTTGGCAGATTCAAATTCCCAGAAGAGCGAGCAGCTGAAGTCAGAACCAGGGATAGAGCAACTTTCACCAATGTTTTTGTTAAAAACTTTGGAGATGACATGGATGAtgaaaaactgaaggaaatatTTAGTGGATATGGGCCAACTGAGAGTGTTAAGGTAATAAGAGATGCCAGTGGGAAATCTAAGGGCTTTGGCTTTGTGAGGTATGAGACACACGAGGCTGCCCAAAAGGCTGTGTTAGACCTGCATGGAAAGTCCATCAATGGGAAAGTTCTATATGTAGGGCGAGCACAGAAGAAAATTGAACGATTGGCTGAGTTAAGACGAAGATTTGAACGGctgagattaaaagaaaaaagtcggCCTCCTGGGGTGCCTATTTATATTAAGAACCTGGATGAGACCATCGATGATGAAAAACTGAAGGaggaattttcttcctttggatcAATTAGCCGGGCCAAAGTGATGGTGGAAGTAGGGCAAGGCAAAGGGTTTGGTgttgtctgcttctcctcttttgAAGATGCTACAAAAGCAGTGGATGAGATGAATGGTCGCACAGTGGGCTCCAAGCCCCTGCACGTCACCCTGGGTCAGGCCAGGTGCAGGTGGTGA